Proteins encoded by one window of Mariniplasma anaerobium:
- a CDS encoding GNAT family N-acetyltransferase, whose protein sequence is MSQIVVFNLYDDIKKIDQVILLLQKQMKDIKVDKTIRDIDQSLRNALVGHKRAILEVCYEEEEPVGFIFGNICSGIESGKDYFWINEIHVKEEFRRKKIGSLMIKYIENWLKDKDIEYVAAMTSRENEASKRMFDKMKFDESDVVWIDKYTK, encoded by the coding sequence ATGAGTCAAATAGTAGTTTTTAATTTATATGATGATATTAAAAAGATAGATCAAGTTATATTATTATTGCAAAAACAAATGAAAGATATAAAAGTAGATAAAACAATAAGAGATATTGATCAGTCACTTAGAAATGCACTTGTGGGTCATAAAAGAGCAATTCTTGAAGTTTGTTATGAAGAAGAAGAACCAGTTGGGTTTATTTTTGGGAATATTTGTTCAGGAATTGAATCGGGAAAAGATTATTTTTGGATTAATGAAATCCACGTAAAAGAAGAATTTAGAAGAAAAAAAATAGGAAGTTTAATGATTAAATATATAGAAAATTGGTTGAAGGATAAAGATATTGAGTATGTAGCAGCAATGACAAGTAGAGAAAATGAAGCATCAAAGAGAATGTTTGATAAGATGAAATTTGATGAAAGTGATGTTGTATGGATCGATAAGTATACGAAGTGA
- a CDS encoding diacylglycerol/lipid kinase family protein, translating to MKYLLMYNPVSGRSKFKKKIKQIKRFFDKRNLEIDIYESKKAGDLELKAQHHAKDYDVFLVAGGDGTISEVVNGMMKSEIRPSLAILPCGTANDIAAILGVPRWLWLALRMYMKHEPVLMDINQMNDRYFVYTAASGVLSRISYDVSRRKIKKYGYLAYVFEAMRDFVKEYNYPCHIECDGKVLETDCMMILGLSSNRVGGMRLINFSKSKLNDGLFEIRVFTSRRRFRRFRLASSFIRGGKKLREDFHLVGKHFKIETDDNILWNADGEAAEKGNIEIRTIEKALSVYVSPRRKRKQF from the coding sequence ATGAAATATTTATTGATGTATAATCCTGTAAGTGGTAGATCAAAATTTAAAAAAAAGATTAAACAAATAAAAAGATTTTTTGACAAAAGAAATTTAGAAATCGACATATATGAATCTAAAAAAGCGGGAGATTTAGAATTAAAGGCTCAGCATCATGCAAAAGATTATGATGTTTTTTTAGTTGCAGGTGGAGATGGAACCATAAGTGAAGTTGTTAATGGGATGATGAAATCTGAAATAAGACCATCCTTAGCTATACTTCCATGTGGCACTGCAAATGATATTGCGGCTATTTTAGGTGTACCTAGATGGCTATGGTTGGCACTTAGAATGTATATGAAACATGAACCTGTTTTAATGGATATCAATCAAATGAATGATCGATATTTTGTATATACCGCAGCAAGCGGTGTTCTATCTAGAATTAGTTATGATGTCTCAAGAAGAAAGATTAAAAAATATGGATATCTTGCATATGTATTTGAAGCAATGAGAGATTTTGTTAAAGAATATAATTATCCATGTCACATTGAATGTGACGGTAAGGTATTAGAAACTGATTGCATGATGATTTTGGGGTTGAGTTCAAATCGTGTTGGTGGTATGAGATTAATTAATTTTTCTAAAAGTAAATTAAATGATGGGTTATTTGAAATCAGAGTATTTACAAGTAGAAGAAGATTTAGAAGATTTAGATTAGCATCATCTTTCATTAGAGGCGGAAAGAAATTAAGAGAAGATTTCCATTTGGTTGGAAAGCATTTTAAGATTGAAACTGATGATAATATTTTATGGAATGCAGATGGAGAAGCAGCAGAAAAAGGGAATATAGAAATTAGAACTATTGAAAAAGCTTTAAGTGTTTATGTGAGTCCTAGAAGAAAGAGAAAACAGTTTTGA
- a CDS encoding alpha-ketoacid dehydrogenase subunit beta, with the protein MAVVNLLTAINQALDQKLADDPSVVVYGEDAGYEGGVFRVTAGLQKKYGVDRVFDTPIAEAAITGNAVGMAINGLRPIAELQFDGFVFPGYTEIVTHMARYRNRTRGKHGLPIVVRFPVGGGIRALEHHSESIETLLGHIPGLKVVFPSTPYDAKGLMISAIEDPDPVIFMEPKRIYRSGKQEVPEEMYRIPIGKAKVVQEGSDITVVAWGAMMREAEKAIKLLENENISVELIDLRTINPIDEETIIESVKKTGRFLVVQEAVKTYGPGAELISLVNEKAFLYLEAAPTRVTGFDITVPLAKGEMFHFVQPERIADQIKKVARF; encoded by the coding sequence ATGGCAGTAGTTAATTTATTAACCGCAATCAATCAAGCATTAGACCAAAAATTAGCTGATGATCCATCAGTTGTAGTATATGGAGAAGATGCTGGCTATGAAGGTGGTGTATTTAGAGTAACTGCAGGTCTCCAAAAGAAATATGGAGTCGATAGAGTTTTTGATACCCCTATTGCAGAAGCTGCAATTACAGGTAACGCTGTAGGCATGGCTATTAATGGACTTCGTCCAATTGCTGAACTTCAATTTGATGGATTTGTTTTCCCTGGATATACTGAAATTGTTACACATATGGCAAGATATAGAAATAGAACTCGTGGAAAACATGGTCTTCCAATTGTTGTAAGATTCCCTGTTGGTGGAGGCATTAGAGCTTTAGAACACCATAGTGAATCTATTGAAACACTACTTGGACATATTCCTGGACTTAAAGTAGTTTTCCCTTCAACACCTTATGATGCTAAAGGGCTTATGATTTCTGCAATAGAAGATCCAGATCCAGTTATTTTTATGGAACCAAAAAGGATTTATCGTTCAGGTAAACAAGAAGTACCTGAAGAAATGTATAGAATACCTATTGGAAAAGCTAAGGTTGTTCAAGAAGGCAGTGATATCACTGTTGTTGCTTGGGGCGCTATGATGAGAGAAGCTGAAAAAGCTATTAAGTTACTTGAAAATGAAAACATCAGTGTAGAGCTTATTGACCTTAGAACAATTAATCCAATAGATGAAGAAACTATTATTGAGTCAGTTAAAAAAACAGGAAGATTTTTAGTGGTTCAAGAAGCTGTTAAAACTTATGGACCTGGTGCTGAACTTATTTCGTTAGTAAATGAAAAAGCATTCTTGTATTTAGAAGCTGCACCAACTAGAGTTACTGGTTTTGATATTACAGTTCCGCTTGCAAAAGGTGAAATGTTTCATTTTGTTCAACCAGAAAGAATAGCTGATCAAATCAAAAAAGTAGCTAGATTTTAA
- the lpdA gene encoding dihydrolipoyl dehydrogenase, with translation MKNYDIIVLGGGPGGYVAAIKAGQNNLKVALIEKEVVGGICLNHGCIPTKTLLKNAKVYKTLTHASDYGVTIDGAIGYDWSKMMKRKNLVVKKLTTGVAGLLKKNGVDVYNGLGTVLAKDKVEVNGETLTCKNLILATGASPIVPPIDGLKDAYEKGFARTSREMLQIEQAPKNLVIIGGGVIGVEFATIFSSLGSKVTIIEKLDGILPMMDEDIRTSYTKILKREGIDIFVNAEVSSVKGKKVVYKLEGKEQEVEADSILVSVGMRANTKGLEALNLKMERSAILTDDKLRTNIENVYAIGDVNGKYMLAHVASHEGLVVVENLLGHDKSMNYMRMPNAVYGSPEIASVGMTEKELKEKDIKYRSSTFPLMASGKALADNEKDGFIKLLVSEKYKEILGAHILAYNASDLIAELGVTMELEGTAYEIANTVHPHPTLSEIVMEAAHGAIDKPIHI, from the coding sequence ATGAAAAATTACGATATTATAGTATTAGGCGGTGGACCAGGGGGTTACGTTGCTGCAATTAAAGCAGGGCAAAACAATCTAAAAGTCGCATTGATTGAAAAAGAAGTCGTAGGTGGTATTTGCCTAAATCATGGGTGTATTCCAACTAAGACGTTATTAAAAAATGCTAAAGTATATAAAACATTAACACATGCATCTGATTATGGAGTTACCATTGATGGCGCTATTGGCTATGATTGGTCTAAGATGATGAAGCGAAAGAATTTAGTTGTTAAAAAATTAACAACTGGTGTTGCTGGACTTCTTAAGAAAAATGGTGTTGATGTATATAATGGTCTAGGTACTGTTCTAGCAAAAGATAAGGTAGAAGTTAATGGTGAAACATTAACTTGTAAAAATCTTATTTTAGCTACAGGAGCTTCTCCAATTGTTCCACCTATTGATGGATTAAAAGATGCTTATGAAAAAGGATTTGCAAGAACTTCAAGAGAAATGTTGCAAATAGAACAAGCACCTAAAAATTTAGTCATTATTGGTGGTGGTGTGATTGGTGTTGAGTTTGCTACAATATTTAGTTCACTTGGATCTAAAGTTACTATTATTGAAAAACTTGATGGTATATTACCTATGATGGATGAAGATATTAGAACATCTTACACAAAAATATTAAAGCGTGAAGGTATCGATATCTTTGTTAATGCTGAAGTTAGTTCTGTTAAAGGTAAAAAAGTTGTTTATAAACTTGAAGGCAAAGAACAAGAAGTCGAAGCGGATAGCATTTTAGTCAGTGTTGGTATGAGAGCCAATACTAAAGGATTAGAAGCACTTAATCTTAAGATGGAACGAAGCGCAATACTTACAGATGATAAATTAAGAACTAATATTGAAAATGTATATGCAATTGGCGATGTCAATGGTAAATATATGTTAGCTCATGTGGCTTCACATGAAGGATTAGTTGTTGTTGAAAATCTTTTAGGTCATGATAAGAGTATGAACTATATGAGAATGCCAAATGCAGTTTATGGATCTCCAGAAATCGCATCTGTTGGTATGACTGAAAAAGAATTAAAAGAAAAAGATATTAAATATAGATCATCTACTTTCCCACTTATGGCAAGTGGAAAAGCTTTAGCTGATAATGAAAAAGATGGATTTATTAAATTATTAGTCAGTGAAAAATATAAAGAAATATTAGGTGCTCACATTCTTGCATATAATGCATCAGATTTGATAGCTGAACTTGGTGTAACAATGGAATTGGAAGGTACCGCTTATGAAATAGCAAATACCGTTCATCCACATCCAACCCTATCAGAAATTGTAATGGAAGCTGCTCATGGTGCAATAGATAAACCTATTCACATTTAA
- the pdhA gene encoding pyruvate dehydrogenase (acetyl-transferring) E1 component subunit alpha, which produces MLFKDYDPLKKKRLSILDEKGKIVNKELEPDIDKKTLLNMYKTMALGRIADTKALQYQRQGRMLTYAPNKGQEAAQVGAAAAMQEQDWFVPAFRELNAMLYRGVTLEQIYLYWYGNEWGSHFDEGVKVLPINIIIGSQINHASGVAYASKILKKNEVAVASIGDGGTSHGEFYEGLNFASSFDLPLVVMIQNNQYAISTPRKKATKAETLAQKAVAFGIPGMQVDGNDILAMYVAMKESIEYARSGKGPVLIEAYTYRLGPHTTSDDPTLYREDKEVEMWEKRDPMIRFKKYLIDKGYWSEKEDKALEAEQTKFVGETFKKVEQSGTEDLLDIFQYTYKEMTPQLKEQYETHKKFLEEGGK; this is translated from the coding sequence ATGTTATTTAAAGACTATGATCCGCTTAAGAAAAAACGATTATCAATTCTAGATGAAAAAGGCAAAATTGTTAATAAAGAATTAGAACCTGACATTGATAAAAAGACACTATTAAATATGTACAAAACTATGGCTTTAGGACGTATTGCAGATACAAAAGCATTACAGTACCAAAGACAAGGCAGAATGCTTACATACGCTCCAAATAAAGGCCAAGAGGCTGCACAAGTTGGTGCTGCTGCTGCAATGCAAGAACAAGATTGGTTTGTTCCTGCGTTTAGAGAATTAAATGCTATGCTTTATAGAGGTGTTACTTTAGAACAAATTTATCTTTATTGGTATGGTAATGAATGGGGAAGTCATTTTGATGAAGGCGTTAAAGTGCTACCTATTAATATCATTATTGGTTCTCAAATTAACCATGCATCAGGTGTTGCTTATGCATCTAAGATTTTAAAGAAAAATGAAGTTGCTGTTGCATCTATTGGTGATGGTGGGACTTCACATGGTGAGTTTTATGAAGGACTTAACTTTGCATCTTCATTTGACCTACCTTTAGTAGTTATGATTCAAAATAATCAATATGCTATTTCTACACCTAGAAAAAAAGCTACAAAAGCAGAAACACTAGCTCAAAAAGCTGTTGCTTTTGGTATTCCTGGTATGCAAGTTGATGGTAATGACATTTTAGCTATGTATGTAGCCATGAAAGAATCTATTGAATATGCTAGAAGTGGTAAAGGACCAGTTTTAATTGAAGCTTATACTTATCGCTTAGGACCTCATACAACATCAGATGATCCAACATTATATCGTGAAGATAAAGAAGTTGAAATGTGGGAAAAGAGAGATCCAATGATTCGATTTAAAAAATATTTAATCGATAAAGGTTATTGGAGTGAAAAAGAAGATAAAGCATTAGAAGCTGAACAAACTAAATTTGTTGGTGAAACATTTAAGAAAGTTGAACAATCTGGAACAGAAGATTTATTAGACATATTCCAATATACTTATAAAGAAATGACACCACAATTAAAAGAACAATATGAAACACATAAGAAATTTTTAGAAGAAGGAGGCAAATAA
- a CDS encoding dihydrolipoamide acetyltransferase family protein gives MYDFKFADVGEGIHEGVILKWNFKQGDSVKEGETLVVVETDKVNAELPSPVDGIITKLGAQEGDTIHVGQTVVMIDDGSGAGKEEKVETKEEPKEVKEEPKKTAVSEKEEDEPQGVIGEIEVSSDVMASSNEHSGAKKEVSKNKKVLATPVARQMAKDLGVDIHTVSGTGENGRVLKEDIKQASQKPAASSQSYSMPNVKVSSEGNVELVKITSLRKAIVKGMTISKQVIPHTVLMDEVNVDKLVELRQKVKAQAAAQDIKLTYMAFVMKATILALKKFPWFNASFDQENEQMIVKKFYNIGMAVDTKDGLIVPNIKDADQMSILELAKEISTVAKNTVDRKIQLSQLQNTTFSITNFGAANVAYGTPIINHPEVGILGIGKIEKKPVVINDELTIGYVLPLSLAVDHRVIDGADAGRFLNEIKSLLSDPMMLLLS, from the coding sequence ATGTATGATTTTAAATTCGCGGATGTCGGAGAAGGCATTCATGAAGGTGTTATATTAAAATGGAATTTTAAACAAGGAGATAGTGTAAAAGAAGGAGAAACTTTAGTTGTTGTTGAAACAGATAAAGTTAATGCTGAATTACCTTCCCCTGTTGATGGTATTATTACTAAATTAGGCGCACAAGAAGGCGACACAATTCATGTTGGCCAAACTGTTGTTATGATTGATGATGGTAGTGGAGCTGGTAAAGAAGAAAAAGTAGAAACAAAAGAAGAACCAAAAGAAGTTAAAGAAGAACCTAAGAAAACAGCTGTTTCTGAAAAAGAAGAAGATGAACCACAAGGTGTTATTGGTGAAATTGAAGTTTCATCAGATGTCATGGCATCATCTAATGAACATAGTGGTGCTAAAAAAGAAGTTTCTAAAAATAAAAAAGTTCTTGCAACACCAGTTGCAAGACAAATGGCAAAAGACTTAGGTGTTGATATTCATACAGTTTCTGGTACTGGAGAAAATGGAAGAGTCTTAAAAGAAGATATTAAGCAAGCTTCTCAAAAACCAGCAGCTAGCTCACAATCTTATAGTATGCCTAATGTTAAGGTATCAAGTGAAGGCAATGTTGAATTAGTTAAGATTACAAGTTTAAGAAAAGCTATTGTTAAAGGTATGACTATTTCTAAACAAGTTATTCCACATACAGTCTTAATGGACGAAGTCAATGTAGATAAATTAGTAGAACTAAGACAAAAGGTTAAAGCACAAGCTGCCGCTCAAGATATTAAATTAACTTATATGGCATTTGTGATGAAAGCAACTATCCTTGCTTTAAAGAAATTCCCTTGGTTTAACGCTAGTTTTGATCAAGAAAACGAACAAATGATTGTTAAGAAGTTTTATAATATTGGAATGGCTGTAGATACGAAAGATGGCCTTATCGTGCCAAATATCAAAGATGCAGACCAAATGAGTATTTTAGAACTTGCTAAAGAAATATCTACAGTTGCAAAAAACACTGTAGATCGTAAAATCCAATTATCACAACTACAAAACACAACATTTAGTATTACTAATTTTGGGGCAGCAAACGTTGCATATGGAACACCAATTATCAATCATCCAGAGGTAGGCATATTAGGAATTGGTAAGATTGAGAAAAAACCAGTTGTTATAAATGATGAGTTAACAATAGGTTATGTTCTACCATTATCTCTAGCAGTTGATCACAGAGTCATTGATGGCGCAGATGCAGGAAGATTTTTAAATGAAATTAAGTCTTTATTATCTGACCCAATGATGTTATTATTAAGTTAG
- a CDS encoding Fic family protein: MKKLNTLPFKVNLNTIDVLKKLNIANNSIGELKGLVNILPNPNLILSLINVSESKDSSAIENIITTYEDIYKELVSKATVSKASKEVLNYKKAIEYGYEELNSKKFISTNSIVRIQELVEPNKGGIRKLPGTVIMNMDTNEIVHIPPQDEIEIRELLKNLEDYMNTENDYDPLINMALIHYQFESIHPFYDANGRTGRILNILYLVLKNKIQSPILYLSKYIIENKNQYYELLKECNEDITSITKMVMFILEAVIETSRYTIDLILRINDLINMTKVEMKRRLEDVYSEELVHHLFGYLYTKNEFFRNELHISRPTATKYLKALEKEGFLVSERVGKEVVYKNIQLLNIFKS, translated from the coding sequence ATGAAAAAACTGAACACACTACCATTTAAAGTCAATCTAAACACCATTGATGTTCTAAAAAAATTAAATATAGCCAATAATAGTATTGGTGAATTGAAAGGATTAGTTAATATTCTTCCTAATCCTAATTTAATCTTGAGCTTAATCAATGTGAGCGAGTCAAAAGATTCTTCAGCAATTGAAAATATCATCACTACATATGAAGATATCTATAAAGAACTAGTATCTAAAGCAACCGTTAGCAAAGCTTCAAAAGAAGTTTTGAATTATAAGAAAGCAATTGAATACGGATATGAAGAATTAAATAGTAAAAAATTCATAAGTACAAACTCTATAGTACGAATTCAAGAATTAGTTGAACCAAATAAAGGGGGCATTCGCAAACTTCCTGGAACTGTCATTATGAATATGGACACGAATGAGATTGTCCATATACCTCCACAAGATGAAATTGAGATCAGAGAACTACTTAAAAATCTTGAAGACTACATGAATACAGAAAATGATTATGATCCTTTAATTAATATGGCACTCATTCATTATCAATTTGAAAGTATTCATCCTTTCTACGATGCAAATGGAAGAACAGGAAGAATATTAAATATTCTATATCTGGTACTAAAAAATAAAATTCAGAGTCCAATATTATATTTGAGTAAATATATCATCGAAAACAAGAATCAGTACTATGAACTTCTAAAGGAATGTAATGAAGATATTACGAGTATTACCAAAATGGTAATGTTTATTCTTGAAGCAGTCATTGAAACATCGAGATACACGATTGATTTGATCTTAAGAATCAATGATTTGATTAATATGACAAAAGTTGAAATGAAAAGAAGATTAGAAGATGTTTATTCTGAAGAACTGGTTCATCATTTATTTGGGTATTTATATACGAAAAACGAATTTTTTAGAAACGAATTGCATATCTCAAGACCAACAGCAACCAAATATTTAAAAGCATTAGAAAAAGAAGGTTTTCTTGTTTCAGAACGTGTCGGAAAAGAAGTCGTGTATAAGAATATTCAGTTGTTAAATATATTTAAATCATAA
- a CDS encoding prephenate dehydratase has protein sequence MKKIAVLGPKHTYSDEACSLFENKTNQELEHIYASNIREVMKLVDEVGIGILPIENTLEGYIGQHIDLLLEFGYLIDSEVKLDITFSLVSHKALKDIKRIYVQYATKNQCLKFLSTHKDIDIIVTDSNVTSFDMYQKDEDSAAIIPNHLVKDEVFVIKDVADEMVNHTRFLVIKNKQQEFKLYAKDKDIKATLVITPKNDRPGLLYDILKVFSDRNINLISIMSRPTKKEIGTYHFLIELEAKSEEYVYIQTVFEELKDLYDIKVIGLYQSI, from the coding sequence ATGAAAAAAATAGCAGTATTAGGTCCAAAACATACATATTCAGATGAAGCTTGTAGCTTATTTGAAAATAAGACAAATCAAGAACTAGAACACATATACGCTTCTAACATTAGAGAGGTTATGAAATTAGTTGATGAAGTAGGTATTGGCATTCTTCCTATAGAAAATACATTAGAAGGCTACATTGGTCAGCATATTGATCTTTTATTAGAATTTGGGTATTTGATTGATAGCGAAGTCAAGCTTGATATAACTTTTAGCCTAGTCAGCCATAAAGCTCTAAAGGATATTAAAAGAATTTATGTACAATATGCAACAAAAAATCAATGCCTCAAATTCTTAAGTACTCATAAAGATATAGATATCATTGTTACTGATAGCAATGTTACATCTTTTGATATGTATCAGAAAGATGAAGATTCAGCAGCAATCATTCCTAATCACTTGGTTAAAGATGAAGTGTTTGTGATAAAAGATGTTGCAGATGAAATGGTTAATCACACAAGATTTTTAGTGATTAAAAACAAGCAACAAGAATTTAAGCTATATGCTAAAGATAAAGATATTAAAGCTACACTTGTGATTACACCTAAAAACGATAGACCGGGATTGTTATATGATATTCTAAAAGTATTTTCAGATAGAAATATCAATTTAATATCTATTATGTCTAGACCAACTAAAAAAGAAATTGGAACTTATCATTTTTTAATTGAATTAGAAGCTAAATCAGAAGAGTATGTATATATTCAAACGGTATTTGAAGAACTCAAAGATTTATATGATATTAAAGTGATTGGGCTTTATCAAAGCATTTAA
- a CDS encoding helix-turn-helix domain-containing protein — MLTQITKKQLERLKDALPLYRKILGYSAEKFGSYLGLKRQQISSLETGRTTLTQVHFRAITQIISETVSDKAEKNEINIVLFIILVLLNENEEMLDDDEYLYWKDIMIQFSKLDDVGDSDNQVKLLKGFAFASKDLNKGDIVPTIEFLDDIITGYKEFIQKMNDIANKEEKV, encoded by the coding sequence ATGTTAACACAAATTACAAAAAAACAACTTGAGAGATTAAAAGATGCGTTACCTTTATATAGAAAGATACTTGGGTATTCTGCAGAGAAATTTGGTAGTTATTTAGGATTGAAAAGGCAACAAATTAGCAGTTTAGAAACAGGTAGGACTACACTTACACAAGTGCATTTTCGAGCAATCACTCAAATTATATCTGAAACTGTTAGTGACAAAGCAGAGAAAAATGAGATTAATATAGTATTATTCATAATTTTGGTTCTTCTAAACGAAAACGAAGAAATGTTAGATGATGATGAGTACTTATATTGGAAAGATATTATGATTCAATTTTCTAAATTAGATGATGTTGGAGATTCAGATAATCAAGTGAAACTTCTTAAAGGTTTTGCATTTGCTTCAAAAGATCTGAATAAAGGTGATATTGTCCCTACGATAGAATTTTTAGATGATATAATCACTGGATATAAAGAATTTATACAAAAAATGAATGACATTGCTAATAAAGAAGAAAAAGTTTAA